From the genome of Uranotaenia lowii strain MFRU-FL chromosome 1, ASM2978415v1, whole genome shotgun sequence, one region includes:
- the LOC129743536 gene encoding lysosomal acid phosphatase-like, with protein MCSKLTVAILALAVLAVEVHTGISPLSKDSTDSLQLVILLFRHGGRSPAMGYPADPYANYPWIGGLGALQPKGTEQTFELGQNLRKRYGSLLPSNGFYSTQNVYAVSSSVERCIMSAQSILAAFLRPESDTLDIPIRWQPTPIVTIPAKDDYILQQSRSCNKFNQEYGRFMMSPTPEFQPLNNEFISQYDYLSKHAGYTVNSWMTALGVYDALIVENQNGLALPGWSNSLSGYSRSRLRRFS; from the exons atgtgttCCAAGTTAACGGTTGCCATTTTGGCTTTGGCTGTATTGGCGGTGGAAGTTCATACAGGAATATCCCCGCTCAGTAAAGATTCAACCGATTCGCTTCAGTTAGTGATTCTGTTGTTCCGTCATGGAGGTCGATCGCCTGCCATGGGCTATCCTGCTGATCCCTACGCAAACTACCCATGGATCGGAGGTTTAGGAGCTCTGCAACCG AAAGGTACCGAGCAGACCTTTGAGTTGGGTCAAAACTTGCGCAAGCGCTACGGATCTCTGCTACCGTCGAATGGTTTCTACTCGACCCAAAATGTCTATGCAGTCAGTAGTAGCGTCGAGAGATGTATCATGTCTGCTCAATCCATATTGGCAGCCTTCTTGCGTCCCGAATCCGACACCCTGGACATCCCGATCCGTTGGCAGCCAACCCCTATCGTTACCATTCCGGCCAAGGACGACTAC ATTCTTCAACAATCTCGTTCCTGCAACAAATTCAACCAAGAGTACGGACGCTTCATGATGAGTCCCACTCCCGAGTTCCAACCCCTGAACAACGAGTTCATCTCTCAGTACGATTATCTGTCCAAGCACGCTGGCTACACAGTGAACTCGTGGATGACCGCTCTCGGAGTCTATGATGCGCTTATCGTGGAGAATCAAAACGGTTTGGCCCTGCCCGGATGGTCCAACAGTCTTTCCGGATATAGCCGTTCGCGGCTACGGCGGTTTTCTTAG